Part of the Onthophagus taurus isolate NC chromosome 11, IU_Otau_3.0, whole genome shotgun sequence genome is shown below.
AAGAGATTAGAAAGACATTAGATTAGCTTGTGCTAATCAGAAATGTAAAGATATATAACTACGAACAGGAAATTTTGAATGCTTGGGGCAGATTACCTGACCGTTTtagtaacataaaaaatctaGCGATGGCATttttaaagtccctagattatcAAAGTACCGCAGTTCATGAACCCTGTGTATTCGAAATaatcgagccaaaatggcgatTTGACAGCTTGTCAGTGCATGTTatcacttatttacaaaataatgccgtcttgttgcctttggagttgcaaaaatagcagtaagaaGGGTTTTCGACTCTTTagagtaccacgagaaaaaaaaagaaaggaaattttgcgtaattttatcaacagaacgatatagttttaaatttcacgcttgactttcgagccaaaataGCGGCAAACCGCGTTATTTTgataatctagggacttttattattttgttgctcatttttatttctcgTTTTATAACATATTTTACCTAATtccattatgaaaattaaattttacatgtcTTTCTGACGTTATGCaacgtcactttttttataactagtgatgtaatgattttattacatCACTACTATACTAGTAGTTCCATTATCTAActacaaattgataaattgactgaaattactttttcaatgggattagataaaatattgtacTTAATggctaattttatttaaatcgcgTAATTTATATGTGACATGCCAGCATATTGTTTACTAAAagttttgtaaattttgaCACGTGCAGTTCAAAGGTTGCactaacagaaaaaaaaacatctgtGGTAAAGACGCTGAATGTTACGAAATTAACCATGGAGGTATTTGCGAATGTCTACCAGAAACATTTAATTACAATCATCTAGAGCATTCGAACATTCATACAGTTAATTTAGTAATATGAAGAGACATTTTCCTGCTATGCCATAAAGGGAAGTGCAAATGGTTTCGGTGCTCAAGACACTTGACTCTCCGTGCTGccaatgtttaaaaaaaaacatgcaACAAATCGTAAAGATATGCAAAAAGTAAAACGTGGTGAATTTTATTACCGATTTGATTTTGATCATGAAATTTTCGCAGGGGCtagataaaaatgaaagataaaaaagataacataatataacaaaaacataCATTTTGAGTGATATTATTCAAATCTTCTAAAGCGATAGAAAATGCCACGCCAAGATTTGGTAGTTAAtgggttaataaaaaaattggaagaaaggtaaaaaaaaaaattatatccatCCAGTACGAATTTTTCCTGATAATTTTGATCTTCCAGATCCATAAGACATGAATCCAGTAGATGGAGCTAAAGTATCTTTTTTAACCTCATCTGGTTCTACTTTAATCTTaactttaactttttcttcCTTCTTTTCACTTTCCTTCTCCTCCCCCttatcatttttatcacaACTTTCTTTTTCTACATCAtcaccatttttcttttcatctttttcttcACAAACTTCTTTTTCCTCCGTAATTTCTTTCGACTCTTCGTTGTtatcatcgatttttttcaattcttcTTGAACCTTTTCGGTCGAAATTAATTGAGGTGGTGATGgagcaatttttttaacagaaCCCGTTGAACTTTTTCTTCTAGGAACTTGAGGTGGTGTTTTTTGCGGTACTTCAGATACAACTTCAATTTTTTCAGGTTCTGATGGTGTTGGACTTGCAATTATCGGCGATAAAGTTCTTTTTTCACcgttctaaaattaatttaaaaattaattatttttttttgtttttttatagaGTACTTAGGTTGTGGTGCGTAgagcaaaattgtttataCGAAATTCGACGAAACAGAACGTTACTCACTGGCGTTTTTAAGCTGTCAGCGGGTTCAGTCGGTACCTCCTTTTTGGCTTGAACAGGTTCAACAGTTGCTTCAGTTGATTCAGCACGATCTATTTTAAACGATAAGTTTTTAAGTGAAAAATAATGTCTGTTAAGGTAaggtttttataattatacttaTTTCTTCCTCAGCTTTTTCATCTTGTTCTAATTTTTGTCGCATAAATTTCGCATATGCCACTCTAGCCCTCTTTGGAACTGCCGATAATCTCGGATtgtattctaaaaaaattaattaattagttttaatattgatttttgtttatctCGGAGATAACATGAATGATACgcataatatttgtttttcttacCCAATAATTTTTCGTCATCGATTGCTTTTGATGTGAGAATGTGTTTTCTTAGACTTTGCCTATTTCGTCTCGCGGCTTCCGCTTCGGAGGTTGATCCAATTGGATCTTGGACCAAAGTGCTTCTTCTAACTAAAGCGTTCCAATCTTTGCTACTTCTTCGTCTTCCCATTGCTCTAGCGAGTTGGCTGAAAACGTCTTTAGGCTCTTTCATGCTACTCACAACATCGGCTACGATTCCTTCAACGATTCCGATGTGGAAATCTTTTAAAAGGCGCCTTTCCATGACTCTTCCTTTTTTGCCCGTaactaaaatcattaatttaataagaatttattaatatgattgttattaatttgttaCAAGCTAGATCGTCTTTGTTTAATTTCGGGGTTATCATCCCATTTTGcctcaaaatatcaattaattcGTATCGAAACGTGGAAACATCTTGCCGAACTTCCATTATATCATCTTCGGTAACGCCAAATTCGTCGCGTTTTCTTTGTTCAGCTGTGACATATCTTCTCACCAATAATTTCATAACGCACTCATGGGCTTCTCTCGCCCTCCCGCGCGATTTTCCAAGATTATCGTCTTTATTTCCACCACAAGTGATGCTTCTTTTCGCGTGTTTGATCGTTGGGAAAATGTTAAACGGAGGGGGTAATGTGTCACCATCATCAAAATAACTAATCCAAAGTCTCGTTCTTGCGAATTTCCATTCGCTGTCGGATCGTTCGGAGATGATTTGGTAGGAATTCGACATCATAGCGATTAACATGTTTAAAAGAACGATTACGTTGATTACTGAGTAAGAGCCGAACATTAATAGAGCCCAAAATCGGGTGAAACCCTTTATTCCTGTTAATTCGAACGAAACGAGATCCACCAAACCAAAACTTGCCCAAAACAACGATTGCGAAGTTTCAAACAAGCTTAAAAAgtcaaataatattattaaaaaaatttaaatgaattaatttactttGAATATCTTCTCCAAATCGTGCAAGCTTTATCGTTGTTATCAAAATCTGGGAGTCCACTTGGGAGGtgataacatttatttttttctaattccgAGTAATACCACAAAAGCTGATTTAAgcctaataataaaaaagatttgttCATTAATTTCAGAATtacatcaataattattatgaacAGTACATCTATTCATgtagattaattaattaacgctATAATCAAGATGTAATTGAGTTAAGTTTGAGGTTATTGGgtcaaagttaattttaacaagACGCGAAACATtggttttgaaatgaaatggggaaaaaaagaaaatcttgattTAGAGTCCATGTGTAGATCATAAATCGATCGCCGATGTGGACTTTAAAATTCAACGTAAACAAAATTACACCCGTTTACATCCTCGGCAATAAAAAAGTATTGATTAATCATCTAAAAATTACTTACCGCATCCAAATGCGAACAAAACTAAAGTGTAgataaagaagaatttaaCAATATCGATGATCATCCTTCCTAAAGAAATTTGTAAAGGTCCAAGGTGCGGATTGACGCTGAATATGTGGACGAGCTTCAAAAAgctgtaaattttttttgatgtaaaaaaaagtaaacaagaGAACTACTTAGAAGTCGCCGGGGGAATTTAGCTCCGTGTCGTAACGATTTACGAGCTTTACGTGTTAGTGATGATGtataaaaaacaacttttcgCTGACcagcaaatttttattacctgAAAATCATTCCGGCTGCAAACGCTCCTTCCGATAATAACATAGGATCGAACATGTGCCATTGTTCTCTCGGGTAATAAGGATCTTTACCTTCAGAACCTTCCctctacaacaaaaaatttttcgcacatcaaaaaaatcatttcatttaaaacaatcTCACCCAAACTATATAAATTGCtgaaaatctcaaaaataacCACATCACATAAAACATATTTGTAACGAAATCAACGATATTCCATAAATCCGAAATGTACTCCATTAAACCCCCATCCCATAAACTTTTTACTTCCGCCCAAATCAAACTAATAACATACAGAATTACCCCGCATTCTGCAAATCCGGGTAAAGCACCCCTTTCTTTCCGGTTCCATTctttaacgatttctttaatGTAATCGTTCCccaaaatgtttaaaagttcGATTTCAAGACGTTGAGAAGCGGCACCGAGTaacactaaaaattatttataatcacatctttttaatattaattgaagtgaatttcatttaagatgcaatatacaaaagtATATTTGTATAGAAACCAGggtttgtcccacataaaatgcaacatgtctgaatgtttctattaaataattaaactatgaagcaattttatttattttcagtgCTACATATGTTTCAGGAATTTCT
Proteins encoded:
- the LOC111423725 gene encoding transient receptor potential protein, coding for MKTTESKEKLIEECRKGSASSTKAFNFTDPTTRALSTIEKQFLLTAEKGDCAGVRSIISENKNNPEEFDINCVDPLNRSALIAAIENENLELMKILIEEGIKVKDSLLHAIEEEYVEGVELLLQFEEDNHKPGEQYSWENVDKSAATFTPDITPLILAAHKNNYEIIKILLDRGASLPMPHDIRCACDECDESLKIDSLRHSQARMNAYKALTASSLISLSSKDPVLTAFELSWELRSLSRLETEFREQYNEMRASVQEFAKSLLDYVRSSGELTTMLNYDTSTPPWEPGDHMPLDRLKLAIKYKQKMFVAHASVQQLLGSLWYEGLPGFRRKGLVGQLAQVVQLAVMFPMYCTIYMIAPYSKMGLFMKKPFVKFICHSSSYALFLMLLGAASQRLEIELLNILGNDYIKEIVKEWNRKERGALPGFAECGVILYVISLIWAEVKSLWDGGLMEYISDLWNIVDFVTNMFYVMWLFLRFSAIYIVWREGSEGKDPYYPREQWHMFDPMLLSEGAFAAGMIFSFLKLVHIFSVNPHLGPLQISLGRMIIDIVKFFFIYTLVLFAFGCGLNQLLWYYSELEKNKCYHLPSGLPDFDNNDKACTIWRRYSNLFETSQSLFWASFGLVDLVSFELTGIKGFTRFWALLMFGSYSVINVIVLLNMLIAMMSNSYQIISERSDSEWKFARTRLWISYFDDGDTLPPPFNIFPTIKHAKRSITCGGNKDDNLGKSRGRAREAHECVMKLLVRRYVTAEQRKRDEFGVTEDDIMEVRQDVSTFRYELIDILRQNGMITPKLNKDDLAFTGKKGRVMERRLLKDFHIGIVEGIVADVVSSMKEPKDVFSQLARAMGRRRSSKDWNALVRRSTLVQDPIGSTSEAEAARRNRQSLRKHILTSKAIDDEKLLEYNPRLSAVPKRARVAYAKFMRQKLEQDEKAEEEINRAESTEATVEPVQAKKEVPTEPADSLKTPNGEKRTLSPIIASPTPSEPEKIEVVSEVPQKTPPQVPRRKSSTGSVKKIAPSPPQLISTEKVQEELKKIDDNNEESKEITEEKEVCEEKDEKKNGDDVEKESCDKNDKGEEKESEKKEEKVKVKIKVEPDEVKKDTLAPSTGFMSYGSGRSKLSGKIRTGWI